A genomic region of Natronomonas salsuginis contains the following coding sequences:
- a CDS encoding MFS transporter, translating into MLDPLAEEFDASRVAISTVFSAETFAVYIVAGSMGILLTRLRIRRVIVPVAVWVALLSGGLHVVSSYLGLLMVFAGIGLAMGLVYIIVVSVTPRWFDEHRGIATGIFFAGNGLGMQVMPPVWARLIDGYGVRNAFTIVLLGAAAIYVAAAVVIRRPRIDDDGSERGLDDLLDWLKRLLREPAFPPLFLAMALLYAWYFLISTHAINMFAAWGIERGFATVLFGVIGGSSILARVASGYAGQRLGFRRMIAVSLLLIAVGCFVFIAQTTLAIYAGILLLGIGLGTTSALYVPVLLDIFDPANDTAIVGIFNVAFGAAALVVPPVSTLVVEATGDYRLVLGLTGVVTALNVAVFYRSTAPSRWSDTL; encoded by the coding sequence TTGCTCGATCCGCTGGCCGAGGAGTTCGACGCCTCGAGAGTGGCGATCTCGACGGTCTTCTCCGCGGAGACGTTCGCCGTCTACATCGTCGCCGGATCCATGGGCATCCTACTCACTCGGCTCCGGATCCGACGGGTCATCGTGCCCGTCGCCGTCTGGGTGGCGCTGCTCAGCGGGGGGCTCCACGTCGTCTCGTCGTACCTCGGACTCCTGATGGTGTTCGCCGGGATCGGTCTCGCGATGGGGCTCGTGTACATCATCGTCGTCTCGGTGACGCCGCGGTGGTTCGACGAACACCGGGGGATCGCGACGGGAATCTTCTTCGCCGGCAACGGCCTCGGGATGCAGGTCATGCCGCCGGTGTGGGCCCGGTTGATCGACGGTTACGGCGTTCGGAACGCGTTCACGATCGTGTTGCTCGGCGCTGCCGCGATCTACGTCGCGGCGGCCGTCGTGATTCGGCGTCCGCGGATCGACGACGACGGGAGTGAGCGCGGACTCGATGATCTGCTCGATTGGCTGAAACGGCTGCTCCGGGAGCCGGCGTTTCCCCCACTCTTCTTGGCGATGGCGCTGCTGTACGCGTGGTATTTCCTGATCTCTACGCACGCGATCAACATGTTCGCCGCTTGGGGGATCGAGCGCGGCTTCGCGACGGTCCTGTTCGGGGTCATCGGCGGGTCGAGCATTCTCGCTCGGGTCGCGAGCGGGTACGCCGGCCAACGGCTCGGCTTTCGCCGCATGATCGCCGTCTCGCTCCTCTTGATCGCGGTCGGCTGTTTCGTGTTCATCGCACAGACGACGCTCGCGATCTACGCCGGGATCCTGTTGCTGGGAATCGGACTCGGCACGACGTCCGCGCTGTACGTCCCCGTCCTGCTCGACATCTTCGACCCGGCGAACGACACCGCGATCGTCGGCATCTTCAACGTCGCCTTCGGCGCGGCGGCGCTGGTCGTCCCGCCGGTCTCGACGTTGGTCGTCGAGGCGACCGGCGACTATCGCCTCGTCCTCGGACTGACGGGGGTAGTCACCGCGCTCAACGTCGCAGTGTTCTACCGGAGTACCGCGCCGTCGCGGTGGTCCGACACGTTGTAG
- a CDS encoding extracellular solute-binding protein: MRDTRDSSRDQGRRRFLATAGAIGAAGIAGCSGLLGDDSSDDEPSEPSDSPVGQIGSGREGRDAPDGVSMSEMPALEGELTVYSGRGEFLVGDLVNYIDDLYDDLDLTMRYGGSTDLVNQIINEGDGSPADVFYSVNSGALGAIADEGRAAALDEDILDMVRSEFHTDEWIGTSGRARAVPYNTDEYSAEDIPDDIMVYPDEFDGDLGWAPSYGSCQAFVTAMRLIEGEEATREWLQGVLDAGITEYPNEFAACEGIADGEIDAAFTNHYYIQRVIDGNPNASIATAFTSGDAGAVFNVAGAAVVDTATDATLANNFVRHLLSAEAQDYFARSTFEYPLVPDVDPIGDLPSIDELDVPDIDLTQLSDLETTVDLMRDVGVL; the protein is encoded by the coding sequence ATGCGCGATACACGCGACAGTTCGAGAGACCAGGGGCGTCGACGCTTCCTCGCAACCGCGGGCGCGATCGGCGCGGCCGGCATCGCCGGCTGTTCCGGTCTCCTCGGCGACGACTCGAGCGACGACGAACCGTCCGAGCCCTCGGACTCGCCGGTCGGTCAGATCGGCTCCGGGCGGGAAGGCCGGGATGCCCCCGATGGCGTATCGATGAGCGAGATGCCGGCGCTGGAGGGAGAACTGACGGTGTACTCCGGTCGCGGCGAGTTCCTCGTCGGCGATCTCGTGAACTACATCGACGACCTCTACGACGACCTCGATCTGACGATGCGGTACGGCGGATCGACCGATCTCGTCAACCAGATCATCAACGAGGGCGACGGCTCCCCCGCGGACGTGTTCTACTCCGTCAACTCGGGTGCGCTCGGCGCGATCGCCGACGAAGGCCGGGCCGCAGCGCTCGACGAGGACATCCTCGACATGGTGCGTTCGGAGTTCCACACCGATGAGTGGATCGGTACCTCGGGGCGGGCGCGAGCGGTCCCGTACAACACCGACGAGTACAGCGCAGAGGACATCCCCGACGACATCATGGTCTATCCCGACGAGTTCGACGGGGATCTCGGCTGGGCTCCATCCTACGGCTCCTGTCAGGCGTTCGTCACCGCGATGCGACTCATCGAGGGCGAGGAGGCGACCCGAGAGTGGCTCCAAGGGGTCCTCGACGCTGGAATCACGGAGTACCCGAACGAGTTCGCCGCCTGTGAGGGGATCGCCGACGGCGAGATCGACGCCGCGTTCACGAACCACTACTACATTCAGCGCGTTATCGACGGGAACCCGAACGCGTCGATCGCCACCGCGTTCACCTCCGGCGACGCCGGCGCCGTGTTCAACGTCGCGGGCGCGGCCGTCGTCGACACGGCGACGGACGCGACGCTCGCGAACAACTTCGTGCGCCACCTCCTCTCGGCGGAGGCGCAGGACTACTTCGCGCGCTCGACCTTCGAGTACCCGCTCGTCCCCGACGTCGATCCGATCGGCGACCTCCCGTCGATCGACGAACTCGACGTACCGGACATCGACCTGACGCAGCTTTCGGACCTCGAAACGACTGTCGACCTCATGCGCGATGTCGGCGTGCTATAG
- a CDS encoding DUF7846 domain-containing protein has protein sequence MSPPPSPRPRIRRLANGLDATTAAAAAVATTAGLAVLVVSITVFAYHSSNHDEGVYLLQAAMLLQGQLELHAGDLAGAFHPWFFVEDAGRLYPKYAPVPAAMFAASMALFGEPRVTLAVVAAVNAALVYALGSMAFDRRVGVVAAILFSASPLALVTTSAFLPYAPTTALNLVFAVAYLRSVRDESAVVAAVAGGAIGLAFFARPLTAVLFAIPFVLHALFSLARSLVDEGVVLSGVVRRRGLTALVGLAFVGVALAYNARMTGSPLVFPYEAFAPRDGPGFGTRRILGHSVDYTPQLALEANGYALYYLVTRWFVAGPIGTALAAVGLALAARSWLEPRWTRSASDSIERTAGLLLAGPLVTVPLGNLFFWGNYNLLATMSDPTDGLVSQFGPFYHFDLLLPLSVFAAVAAVAAWDRLPALRGRLDSTLSPRAGRAIVAVVLVASLVGFGVTAAAAVSTPLDRNAAYADKYEIAYEPIETADLEDALVFLPTPYGEWQNHPFQYLRNDGGLDGSVVYALDREPDEDFAVLDAYPNRTTYRYAYRGEWTPNANRHVTPKLEAIEVRRGTALSGDTVVGVPPRVEYAMVRLESRAGGRAEYAVADPGESIAVPWSVDRDAARLGALDADSDPSIRVGEDDVVVLTITLTQPDGGTLTYRQETTVRTDTDGVEAVWPPERSVCPLVTDCGNEGTYLPDEPDSHRDGVSFETSLTRA, from the coding sequence GTGTCGCCCCCACCATCGCCCCGCCCCCGGATTCGACGGCTCGCCAACGGGCTCGACGCGACGACGGCCGCGGCCGCCGCCGTCGCCACTACGGCTGGCCTCGCCGTCCTCGTCGTCTCGATAACCGTCTTCGCATACCATTCGAGCAACCACGACGAGGGCGTCTATCTCCTGCAGGCGGCGATGCTGTTACAGGGTCAACTCGAACTGCACGCCGGCGACCTCGCGGGCGCGTTCCACCCGTGGTTCTTCGTCGAGGACGCGGGCCGGCTCTACCCGAAGTACGCGCCCGTCCCGGCGGCGATGTTCGCCGCCTCGATGGCGCTGTTCGGCGAGCCGCGGGTGACGCTCGCGGTCGTCGCCGCCGTCAATGCGGCGCTCGTGTACGCGCTCGGCTCGATGGCCTTCGATCGACGCGTCGGCGTCGTCGCCGCGATCCTCTTCTCCGCGTCGCCGCTCGCGCTCGTGACGACCTCGGCGTTTCTCCCATATGCACCGACGACGGCGCTCAATCTGGTGTTTGCGGTCGCGTATCTCCGAAGCGTCCGCGACGAGTCCGCCGTCGTCGCCGCCGTCGCTGGCGGCGCGATCGGGCTCGCGTTCTTCGCTCGGCCCCTCACCGCCGTGTTGTTTGCCATCCCGTTCGTCCTGCACGCGCTCTTCTCGCTCGCCCGCTCGCTCGTCGACGAGGGTGTCGTCCTCTCCGGCGTCGTCCGCCGCCGCGGCCTCACGGCGCTCGTCGGCCTCGCGTTCGTGGGCGTGGCGCTCGCATACAACGCTCGGATGACCGGCTCGCCGCTCGTGTTCCCCTACGAGGCCTTCGCGCCCCGCGACGGACCCGGGTTCGGTACGCGCCGAATTCTCGGTCACTCGGTCGACTACACGCCCCAACTGGCGCTCGAAGCCAACGGCTACGCGCTCTACTACCTCGTGACGCGGTGGTTCGTGGCGGGGCCGATTGGGACGGCGCTGGCCGCCGTCGGCCTCGCGCTCGCGGCTCGCAGCTGGCTCGAACCGCGGTGGACGCGCTCGGCGTCCGACAGCATCGAGCGGACGGCCGGCCTTCTGCTCGCCGGCCCCCTCGTCACCGTTCCGCTCGGGAACCTGTTCTTTTGGGGCAACTACAACCTGCTGGCGACGATGTCCGATCCGACCGACGGGCTCGTCTCGCAGTTCGGCCCATTCTATCACTTCGATCTCCTCCTCCCGCTGTCGGTCTTCGCGGCCGTCGCCGCGGTCGCGGCTTGGGACCGGCTCCCGGCGCTGCGGGGTCGGCTCGACTCGACGCTGTCGCCGCGAGCCGGGCGGGCGATCGTCGCCGTGGTGCTCGTCGCGAGCCTCGTCGGATTTGGTGTCACGGCCGCGGCGGCCGTCTCGACGCCGCTCGACCGGAACGCAGCCTACGCCGACAAGTACGAGATCGCCTACGAGCCGATCGAGACGGCGGATCTCGAGGACGCGCTCGTCTTCCTCCCGACGCCCTACGGCGAGTGGCAGAACCACCCGTTCCAGTACCTCCGCAACGACGGCGGCCTCGATGGTTCGGTCGTCTACGCGCTCGATCGCGAGCCCGACGAGGACTTCGCCGTCCTCGACGCCTACCCGAACCGGACCACCTACCGGTACGCCTATCGCGGTGAGTGGACGCCAAATGCCAACCGCCACGTCACCCCGAAACTCGAAGCGATCGAAGTGCGGCGCGGGACGGCGCTGTCCGGCGACACCGTCGTCGGCGTCCCGCCGCGCGTCGAGTACGCGATGGTTCGACTCGAAAGCAGGGCGGGCGGCCGCGCCGAATACGCGGTCGCCGATCCAGGCGAGTCGATCGCCGTCCCGTGGTCGGTTGACCGCGACGCGGCCCGCCTCGGCGCGCTCGACGCCGATTCGGATCCGTCGATCCGCGTCGGCGAAGACGACGTCGTCGTCCTGACGATCACGCTCACCCAGCCCGACGGCGGCACGCTCACGTATCGTCAGGAGACGACCGTTCGAACCGACACCGACGGTGTCGAGGCGGTCTGGCCGCCCGAGCGCTCCGTCTGCCCGCTCGTCACCGACTGCGGGAACGAGGGAACGTATCTGCCCGACGAGCCGGACTCGCATCGCGATGGCGTCTCTTTCGAGACGAGCCTGACGCGGGCGTGA
- a CDS encoding type IV pilin, with translation MERRAKGDRAISPVIGVTLMFVIVVLLAGVSAGMLLGFESQLRDPGHTFATDETVEVALQGNDTEHSLEFVHLAGQSVAADALRVRVGDGEATQTVDLDTGSAPTLADGEWSSGERLDLELDEDTICRGDGDTAEVTLVYDGADSAYVLSERRVPIERGQFVIRGDSVETTADFTANVKFLGTGWSSPTYDAPVNVSVRVNRTEVKAWELVGDSDTTVGSYGVSRQSTGTSISVRASGKESRLGDWRTTSDAENDEYLVVLRDGDPVPNYDAGSGQQDVAAYAEPFIDDGVVSLDDNQAIYLFDFNRQGPYHETADYQDAVVLVSFFAQRATEAQVHDVAEEQVIVCPAETKSASPNGGD, from the coding sequence ATGGAGCGACGAGCGAAGGGTGACCGAGCCATCTCGCCGGTGATCGGCGTCACCCTCATGTTCGTCATCGTCGTCCTGTTGGCAGGGGTCTCCGCCGGTATGTTGCTCGGCTTCGAGTCCCAGCTTCGCGACCCTGGCCACACCTTCGCTACCGACGAGACCGTCGAGGTGGCGTTGCAAGGCAACGACACGGAACACAGCTTAGAGTTCGTCCACCTGGCGGGCCAGTCGGTGGCGGCCGACGCGCTCCGCGTCCGCGTCGGGGACGGGGAAGCGACCCAGACCGTCGATCTCGACACAGGGAGCGCCCCGACACTCGCGGACGGCGAGTGGTCTTCGGGTGAGCGGCTCGACCTCGAACTCGACGAGGACACGATCTGTCGCGGCGACGGCGACACTGCCGAGGTGACGCTCGTCTACGACGGGGCCGACTCGGCCTACGTGCTCTCCGAACGGCGCGTCCCCATCGAGCGTGGCCAGTTCGTCATTCGCGGTGACAGCGTCGAGACCACCGCCGATTTCACGGCCAACGTGAAGTTCCTCGGCACTGGCTGGTCGAGCCCGACCTACGACGCGCCGGTGAACGTCTCCGTGCGCGTGAACAGGACCGAGGTGAAAGCCTGGGAGCTGGTCGGCGACTCCGACACGACCGTCGGGTCGTACGGCGTCTCCCGGCAGTCGACTGGCACCTCGATCTCGGTCCGAGCCAGCGGCAAGGAATCGCGGTTAGGCGATTGGCGAACCACGAGTGACGCCGAGAACGACGAGTACCTGGTCGTGCTCCGGGACGGCGATCCAGTACCGAACTACGATGCCGGCTCCGGCCAACAGGACGTCGCCGCGTACGCGGAACCGTTCATCGACGACGGCGTCGTCTCGCTGGACGACAACCAAGCGATCTACCTGTTCGACTTCAACCGGCAGGGGCCGTACCACGAGACGGCGGACTACCAAGACGCGGTCGTTCTCGTCTCCTTTTTCGCCCAGCGGGCGACCGAAGCCCAGGTCCACGACGTGGCCGAAGAGCAAGTCATCGTCTGCCCGGCGGAGACGAAGTCGGCGAGTCCGAACGGCGGGGACTGA
- a CDS encoding acyl-CoA synthetase, with translation MTWHVTMPTESYERAREAFEWDLPDDYNAAHDLVGKHDDPDRPALYQAFPDGRRETFTFADLDRRSNRLANALAELGVGRGDRVGVVLPQVQANPITHLACWKLGAISMPLSVLFGPDGLGYRLDDSGATVAVVDGNNYETVDAAREDCPALEHVLEVDWHGRGYHDSATPFEPLVQDANPIFDPVDTDPDTPGVIMYTSGSTGQPKGVLHSQSVWVGHCPAFEMYFGLDLSETVCWTPADWAWIGALGDLLFPAWHYGRPVVGYPMEGFDPETAFELLAEFDVTSSFLPPTAIRMMMNTDADAYDLSLEAICSGGEPLTSEILEWADDELDGVAVNELYGQTEANLLVCNCDEWFPAVPGSMGKPVPGHDIGVVDPDTGEEVAVGEVGEIAVERGDDPVIFEEYWNQPEKTAEATVGSWHLTGDLGERDADGRLWFKSRDDDLIITSGYRVGPGEVEDAILEHPKIEQVGVVGISDEMRGEIIKAFCQPVSGVEGNELLAESVRSLVRESLAKHEYPREIEFVDELPTTTTGKIRRTDLREREE, from the coding sequence ATGACCTGGCACGTCACGATGCCAACCGAGAGCTACGAGCGCGCCCGCGAGGCGTTCGAGTGGGACCTCCCCGACGATTACAACGCCGCACACGATCTCGTCGGGAAACACGACGATCCGGATCGCCCCGCGCTGTATCAGGCGTTCCCGGACGGCCGTCGTGAGACGTTCACCTTCGCCGACCTCGACCGGCGCTCGAACCGACTCGCCAACGCGCTCGCCGAGTTGGGCGTCGGTCGCGGCGACCGCGTCGGGGTCGTGTTGCCGCAGGTCCAGGCGAATCCGATCACCCACCTCGCCTGCTGGAAACTCGGTGCGATCTCGATGCCACTGTCGGTGCTCTTCGGTCCGGATGGCCTCGGGTACCGACTCGACGACAGCGGCGCGACGGTCGCGGTCGTCGACGGCAACAACTACGAAACCGTCGACGCCGCCCGCGAGGACTGTCCGGCCCTCGAACACGTCCTCGAGGTCGACTGGCACGGCCGCGGCTACCACGACTCGGCGACGCCGTTTGAACCGCTCGTCCAAGACGCCAACCCGATCTTCGATCCCGTCGACACCGATCCCGACACGCCCGGCGTGATCATGTACACCAGCGGTTCGACGGGGCAACCGAAAGGCGTCCTCCACAGCCAGTCGGTGTGGGTCGGTCACTGCCCGGCGTTCGAAATGTACTTCGGTCTCGATCTCTCGGAGACGGTCTGTTGGACGCCGGCCGACTGGGCATGGATCGGCGCGCTGGGGGATCTGCTGTTCCCGGCGTGGCACTACGGCCGGCCGGTGGTCGGCTATCCGATGGAGGGGTTCGATCCTGAGACGGCCTTCGAGCTGCTGGCGGAGTTCGACGTCACCTCGTCGTTCCTCCCGCCGACCGCGATTCGGATGATGATGAACACCGACGCCGACGCCTACGACCTCTCGCTCGAGGCGATCTGCTCGGGCGGCGAGCCGCTAACCTCGGAGATCCTGGAGTGGGCCGACGACGAACTCGACGGCGTCGCGGTCAACGAACTGTACGGGCAGACCGAGGCGAACCTCCTCGTCTGCAACTGCGATGAGTGGTTCCCGGCTGTTCCGGGGAGCATGGGTAAACCGGTTCCCGGTCACGACATCGGCGTGGTCGATCCCGACACCGGCGAGGAGGTCGCCGTCGGCGAGGTGGGCGAGATCGCGGTCGAGCGCGGCGACGATCCCGTGATCTTCGAGGAGTACTGGAATCAACCCGAAAAGACGGCCGAAGCGACCGTGGGGTCGTGGCATCTGACGGGGGATCTGGGCGAGCGCGACGCCGACGGCCGTCTCTGGTTCAAATCGCGCGACGACGACCTCATCATCACGAGCGGCTACCGCGTCGGCCCCGGCGAGGTCGAGGACGCGATCCTCGAACATCCGAAGATCGAGCAGGTCGGCGTCGTCGGGATTTCCGACGAGATGCGCGGGGAGATCATCAAGGCGTTCTGTCAGCCGGTGTCGGGCGTCGAGGGGAACGAGCTGTTGGCCGAATCGGTCCGCTCGCTCGTCAGGGAGTCGCTCGCGAAACACGAGTATCCCCGCGAGATCGAGTTCGTCGACGAACTGCCGACGACGACGACGGGGAAGATACGGCGGACGGACCTGCGCGAGCGGGAGGAGTAG
- a CDS encoding alpha-1 4-glucan-protein synthase has translation MGTTNRSDQDICVVVPTIREYECIRAYVENAREHGFDTSRLFVLLVTEDFCDTDDMRAMLDDLDVSGAVFDGTRREEWYEDNGVAEYAHVVPAASHAETSFGLLYMWANERFEYGFFIDDDTLPHEGDFFGRHMRNLAFGGEIERVSSDEQWVNVLYQRADEHGLYPRGYPYSAMDETVETDTVEIDGGNVVASQGLWTNVPDLDAVRILMDGDLRGQAQTRTATGDFESDFIADRGNYLTVCSMNLAFRREVIPAFYQLPMDDNAWDVGRFDDIWSGVFLKRACDLLGGRIYNGRPLCEHNKAPRSTFDDLHNEVAGLELNEHLWELVDDVEPDLPDASRTPDRYAAVFEAMAHRLADGEFDEYRNGGFFNHVGAYMLDWLECLEALASVETPAVADD, from the coding sequence ATGGGAACCACGAACCGATCCGATCAAGACATCTGCGTCGTCGTGCCGACGATCCGCGAGTACGAGTGCATCCGCGCGTACGTCGAAAACGCCCGCGAACACGGCTTCGACACGTCGCGGCTGTTCGTCTTGCTCGTCACCGAGGACTTCTGCGACACCGACGACATGCGCGCGATGCTCGACGACCTCGACGTCTCGGGCGCGGTGTTCGACGGGACGCGCCGCGAGGAGTGGTACGAGGACAACGGCGTCGCCGAGTACGCCCACGTCGTCCCGGCCGCGAGCCACGCCGAGACGAGTTTCGGACTCCTGTACATGTGGGCCAACGAGCGCTTCGAGTACGGCTTCTTCATCGACGACGACACGCTCCCCCACGAGGGCGACTTCTTCGGCCGCCACATGCGAAACCTCGCCTTCGGCGGAGAGATCGAACGCGTCAGTTCGGACGAGCAGTGGGTGAACGTCCTCTATCAGCGCGCCGACGAACACGGCCTCTATCCGCGCGGGTACCCCTACTCGGCGATGGACGAGACCGTCGAAACCGACACGGTCGAGATCGACGGCGGGAACGTGGTCGCCTCTCAGGGGCTGTGGACCAACGTCCCCGACCTCGACGCGGTCCGCATCCTGATGGACGGCGACCTTCGGGGGCAGGCCCAAACGCGGACGGCGACCGGCGACTTCGAGAGTGATTTCATCGCCGACCGCGGCAACTACCTCACCGTCTGTTCGATGAACCTCGCGTTCCGCCGCGAGGTGATTCCGGCGTTCTACCAGCTGCCGATGGACGACAACGCCTGGGACGTCGGTCGATTCGACGACATCTGGAGCGGCGTCTTCCTCAAGCGCGCCTGCGACCTGCTCGGCGGGCGGATCTACAATGGCCGGCCGCTGTGTGAGCACAACAAGGCCCCCCGGTCGACGTTCGACGACCTCCACAACGAGGTCGCGGGACTGGAGCTCAACGAGCACCTCTGGGAGCTCGTCGACGATGTGGAGCCGGACCTGCCGGACGCGAGCCGAACCCCGGACCGGTACGCCGCCGTGTTCGAGGCGATGGCCCACCGGCTGGCAGACGGCGAGTTCGACGAGTACCGAAACGGCGGGTTCTTCAACCACGTCGGCGCGTACATGCTCGATTGGCTCGAGTGCCTCGAGGCGCTCGCGTCCGTCGAAACGCCGGCCGTTGCGGACGACTAA
- a CDS encoding dolichyl-phosphate hexose transferase: protein MGTYNEEAAIATVIDDVEAVTDGKAEIVCVDGSSDRTPEIAREKGARVIEQEPQGYGVAVREAILAPDRPIVVTTDCDDTYPMEQLPEFLAAINDGADVVSGDRLYHGAEAMPAFNRFGNQAFAAIASVLMSERVHDTTTGMRAYRREVVESIEWTENTGLSAELLIRPLMRGYEIREQPIAYRERAGETKLDPIEGGLAIAKSIVTVCLEERFR, encoded by the coding sequence ATGGGCACGTACAACGAGGAGGCGGCGATCGCGACCGTCATCGACGACGTGGAGGCCGTCACGGACGGGAAGGCGGAGATCGTCTGTGTCGACGGATCGTCGGACCGAACGCCCGAAATCGCCCGCGAGAAGGGCGCTCGCGTGATCGAGCAGGAACCGCAGGGGTACGGCGTCGCCGTCCGCGAGGCGATCCTCGCGCCGGATCGGCCGATCGTCGTCACGACCGACTGCGACGACACCTACCCGATGGAACAGCTGCCGGAGTTCCTCGCGGCGATCAACGACGGGGCCGACGTCGTCAGCGGCGACCGCCTCTATCACGGCGCGGAGGCGATGCCCGCGTTCAACCGCTTCGGCAACCAGGCCTTCGCCGCCATCGCGAGCGTCCTGATGAGCGAGCGCGTCCACGACACCACGACGGGGATGCGCGCCTACCGGCGCGAGGTCGTCGAGTCGATCGAGTGGACCGAGAACACCGGGCTGTCGGCGGAACTGCTCATCCGACCGCTCATGCGAGGCTACGAGATCCGCGAGCAGCCGATCGCCTATCGCGAGCGCGCCGGTGAGACGAAACTCGACCCGATCGAGGGCGGCCTCGCCATCGCGAAGTCGATCGTGACGGTCTGTCTCGAAGAGCGGTTTCGGTAG
- a CDS encoding CheF family chemotaxis protein, with product MPTRVVCDFTADVTLDGVGSDDPRTMRVLVGDDRIVLGADDVKRTIDLDDVFDVVRDVSRGATPNADETVSIAIRTGEATEVASISARADELVRFQGALYRQALGGTLCVIEHESGDDAVDLPTHRFRLGVTASRIRFVDKNDPETELTIARDRILEFRALSGTDDDRRPAVLLVSDGDDGLAKTVVRLPSSRHLNLFGRYLKSELRLSGSPTDSHERSESIDLLLVDDDPQDLHAAEMFLKRRPEPFSIEMAAGGEAGLEHLETDDAIDCVVSDFRMPGMDGIEFLRAVRDRHPKLPFILYTGKGSEEVAKRAILDDVTDYVEKDVGTDQYDVLAERIDKAIRQPTGRRR from the coding sequence ATGCCGACTCGAGTCGTCTGCGATTTCACCGCTGACGTGACGCTCGACGGGGTGGGTTCGGACGACCCGCGCACTATGCGGGTTCTCGTGGGGGACGACCGGATCGTACTCGGAGCCGACGACGTGAAGCGAACGATCGATCTCGACGACGTGTTCGACGTCGTCCGGGACGTCTCGCGCGGGGCAACGCCGAACGCCGACGAAACAGTCTCCATCGCCATCCGGACGGGCGAGGCGACCGAAGTCGCCTCGATCAGCGCCCGCGCCGACGAACTCGTTCGCTTTCAGGGTGCGCTGTACCGACAGGCGCTCGGAGGCACGCTGTGCGTCATCGAACACGAATCCGGCGACGACGCCGTGGATCTGCCGACTCACCGCTTTCGTCTGGGCGTGACCGCCTCGCGAATCCGGTTCGTCGACAAGAACGACCCGGAGACCGAACTCACGATCGCTCGCGATCGAATCCTCGAATTTCGAGCGCTCTCTGGAACCGACGACGACCGACGACCGGCTGTTCTGCTCGTTTCCGATGGCGATGACGGGCTGGCGAAGACGGTCGTCCGGCTGCCTTCCTCGCGCCATCTCAATCTGTTCGGCCGGTATCTGAAGTCCGAACTCCGGCTGTCCGGGTCCCCCACCGACTCGCACGAGCGGTCCGAGTCGATCGACCTGCTGCTCGTCGACGACGATCCGCAGGACCTCCACGCCGCGGAGATGTTCCTGAAACGGCGTCCAGAGCCGTTCTCGATCGAGATGGCTGCCGGGGGTGAGGCCGGGCTCGAACACCTCGAAACCGACGACGCGATCGACTGTGTCGTGAGCGACTTTCGGATGCCCGGTATGGACGGCATCGAGTTCCTGCGGGCGGTCCGGGACCGACACCCGAAGCTGCCGTTCATCCTCTACACCGGGAAGGGGAGCGAGGAGGTTGCCAAGCGCGCGATCCTCGACGACGTGACCGACTACGTCGAAAAGGACGTCGGCACCGACCAGTACGACGTGCTGGCCGAGCGGATCGACAAGGCGATCCGACAGCCGACCGGTCGTCGCCGGTGA
- a CDS encoding HAD family hydrolase, with protein MTTAAYDRWAFDLDGTIVDVEPDYVHDLLGRVGDRLGYGFTERQAEILWHGFDGKRSGHLDVWGVDPERFWTVFHDEEDPEARAEATFLHEDAAAVGDLDAPTVLVTHCQRYLTEPVLEALDIGDWFDAVVCCTAETGWKPDPRPVRSALSAAGARSGSGVLVGDSPQDVGAAWNAGLDAAHVERHGHERRGCCVVGDHRVDRLDELLRA; from the coding sequence ATGACGACAGCGGCCTACGACCGGTGGGCCTTCGATCTCGACGGGACGATCGTCGACGTCGAACCGGACTACGTGCACGACCTCCTCGGCCGGGTCGGCGATCGACTCGGCTACGGCTTCACCGAGCGGCAGGCCGAGATTCTCTGGCACGGCTTCGACGGGAAGCGGAGCGGCCACCTCGACGTGTGGGGCGTCGATCCGGAGCGATTCTGGACGGTGTTTCACGACGAGGAAGACCCTGAGGCGCGCGCGGAAGCGACGTTTCTGCACGAGGACGCGGCCGCCGTCGGCGACCTCGACGCGCCGACGGTACTCGTCACGCACTGTCAGCGGTATCTGACCGAGCCGGTGTTGGAGGCGTTGGACATCGGCGACTGGTTCGACGCCGTCGTCTGCTGTACGGCCGAGACCGGTTGGAAGCCGGATCCGCGACCGGTTCGGTCGGCGCTGTCGGCTGCAGGCGCACGTTCGGGATCCGGCGTCCTCGTCGGCGACAGCCCGCAGGACGTCGGCGCGGCGTGGAACGCCGGGCTCGACGCCGCCCACGTCGAACGCCACGGTCACGAGCGCCGCGGCTGCTGCGTCGTCGGTGATCACCGGGTGGACCGGCTCGACGAACTGCTCCGGGCGTAG